The Drosophila innubila isolate TH190305 chromosome 2L unlocalized genomic scaffold, UK_Dinn_1.0 4_B_2L, whole genome shotgun sequence genome segment GCGACAACGGAGCGCGAGAGTGCGACGGAATATTGGTCAGCTGACGAAGAGACAACGaccacaacaacatccacatcGTACACAACTTTAGCATTAACATCCACAACCACAATGGCAACGGGAGAACCGCCGCCTGATGACAGCACGCCACAATTGGTCACAGACCTTATTGAAGCTGCTCTCCCAACGATGacaacatccacatccacaatGATAACCACCACCAGCACAAGAAAGCCCAACAGCTCGGACAATATGAGCTTCATGTATCCGTGCAAGGATTTCTATGCTACGGATTTCTGTCTCCACGGTGGCCATTGTTATCGGTGGGGAGAAAACGAAAGCTTCAATTATTGTGTCTGTGCCGATGGTTACGTTGGCGAACGATGCGATTCAAAGACTGAAGATGGTGAGTTCCCAATTGCAGAACATGGTGAATTCACTATGGTGATGATCGTCAAAAACGTCCAACACAACACatcttgaaattattaaatgacgTATTCAAGGTGGCATACTTACTCACCACAAGCTTCATTTTCAGAACCAATTTTGTTCACCATGAGATAGTTGTCAACAAGCTTCTCTCTGTGAAAATGCTCTCAAATAATTTCACATAATTTCTTTATGCTCTCGAAGTGGTGTGAAAAAATTGGCTACTGTGGTGAGTAAGTATACCACCTTCTCTAATTTCATTATGCCACGGATCATGATGAAATTAACAACGTGGAGTACTCACTCACCACAGGAGCCAACTTTTTCACCACCTTGACAGCATtttgacagagagagagagagagtagcagaaaatttgttttctatacTCTTTGCTGCATTTAACCTTCTTCTGTGGTTGTGATATCACCATGATATCGGGAAATTAGTCCACTCCACATACCCGCAGAACCACTCCATGGCGTCTTATCGTCGAtaacagaaataaatattttgtacaattatttttcattttgacaaCACCTATTCATCACGAAGTTTGTTGCCAACTGAATCATGGTGAATAAAATTGGCTCCGAAAATGAGGCCTGTGGTGAGTGAGTACTTCACCTTGCATAATTTCATGATGCCACGGAATCTTATTTAATCACCACACTTTTAAGCGAGCTCCGCTAGCGAAAGTAAAGAGCCATGTaaattagggtgcatcgatttttttcacaaaaaaggtaacccaaattcgtaatctacggtcaagtTATAATATCAATTCTCAGTTTCCGCCATTTGAGttcaaaaatttagtttttagtcaTTGCCTggacgaaaattatgtttaaaggaattttaattctataaaattataaaagtccTGGTCCTTACAAGAGGATCggactaaaaaaacaaaagatatgCTAATATAAACATGttaacatcttagaattgacaaTAGATTACcaatttgggttaccatttttcaactttattgGACCCATACATATCGATGCATCCTTTGGCGAAATAATTGAATACGAGTGGTGTAGTGAATGCGCTCAgcttttcaataatttcacCATGATGTAgtatgtttaataataataatgctgaACTTATcttctgttgttattgcaggAGTTTATGTGCCTTTGCATCCCACCACGATTGAGCCACAGCTGAAGACGGCACACGTTGTCTTCTCCTTCCCCATGCTTATTCTGCTATCCACCATTTATGTTGTGTTTGGCGCCGTGTTCATGTTTCGCAATGTGTTGGCTCAGCGAcgtaagcaacaacaactacacttGCACAAGCAGCGCTTTTTTGTGAGCTGttgataaaatcaaatatcaaaAGGAGAAACGGAAAAAACAAGGGTCTGACAACTTGTTTTCTGCTCACTTATTCACTTTGGTCAAGAGAACCAACTCAACACTaacgttttgtttttggaaacgactttttttgtttcatatttaCTATAAATGCTAAGTatgcattttgttattttttcttttctaagaATCTTTtcttcttatattatttttttctttacgtTGCGCAacgctttaatttatttaattataatttctgtAAATTCATTGTATTTAGTTTGCAAAATAAGAGCGCTCTTTGCTTTAGAAGCTTCGATTTAAGCTTAGTAGATTTGTTTTGTAGTAACATTTTGTTACGCTATttagtatgtatattaaataattaaacttagCGTTTAtctgttattaatattattattaatatttttgtaacacTTTGTTACGCAAGGAAACGAACAAagattgtaatttaataattcttgtatttatgaacaaatttattttgtcatgCATTAAAAAATCGGGACtcaaaaagtttataaaacttgaaaaaatgttgcgtgtgtgcgttttattcttttcttaatAGAACTGTgtatttatttccattttcgAACCATTATATTCACTCATTCCACAATCGAAGCTCAAGTTCAGTTCAGTCGAGCCATGGCtggtttttataattttataatatatatttatccaatattttgtcaaaaaattcTTTACAAATTTCTTAGAACTTACAGTTAAATGTATAGtagaaattattcaaaaaattcgTTCATCATTTCATCGatgaattattttctttatcatGATCATCAATATGACAATGGTATGTATGCGTGAGTGCGTGTGGTGTGTAGTGTGTggtgtgtatacatatatatgttgtGTAGTGTGTTTGTCGAGTGTATATAAATGCGTATTGATGGATTATACAAATTGTGTAAATGAATATGATTTTGTGCAATGTCGAGATTGGAAAATTGCCAGCATCAAATTCGGTTGGACCATCATCACTTGCGGGGAAAACAGTTTCACCTCAGTAGGTGGTGAAGGTGGAGTGAGCtgtggtggtgttgttgttggtggttctcgtggtgttgttgttgttggtggttgatgtaagtgtgtttgtgttttttatattctgtcattttcgttttcttgAATATAGTATGCTCATGTAATCTTGGATTAGGGATATGAAATTCGtacaaaaatgattaaaatatgtaaatgttaaaaatgtattttgcttttttttgctctcgtgtttatcttttaattgttGGTTTTACGTTGCGTTTTCTTATtcgttttatagttttttttttttttcttacttttgtttattttttttttttgtttcttttgtttttaataatatgtaatatatataataattattagtattattcgCATGTCACGGGCAGGTCCTGTGTTGAAACATCTGCCGCGGCGTTCTTCTCCTTTAGATCCTTGGCGGTATcctagaaaataaatatatagaaaaagacGGGACATTCGTTTAATAATGATGTAAAGCATAACAAATAATGTAAAAGGTGAGAGCATGAACACAAAGCGAAAACGGATAAGCAACttaaagcacaacaacaacaataaaagaacaaatgggaaaaataacaaaattatatcaaaattaatgataccaaaaaatattaacaatggGAATTTAATGAATGTATCTTCACTctcttattgtttttttaatgaattaggTACAGTTGTGTATAGTCTGTTTTTAAATGCGGCCAAACAGAGTTGTTAGATCAGGTAACTGGAGGGGGTGTTGATGTGcttatgtttgtgtttgtgttgtagTGTGTTTTGCATGTGTGTACTTGTTGAAGTGTgcgtgttcgtgtgtgtgtgtggtaaaAGGATTAGGATGGATATTATAGGTAATAGTTAGACGCCAGTTTGCGTTGTTGTTAATACGTTTAGACGAACacataacatttttaagttgCATTTAGTTCTTTTTAGTAACATTCTATTTCCAATTCATTCCATTCTCAACAGTGTCAGAGATTACATGCAGTTAACAGTTAGAGCATAACAGAATGCCACCATTAACACTACTCATAACATTAAGATACACTGTTACCAGTAGCAGTCTATTAACAGTAGAGAACACAATGACAAGGACGAATCAATTAACATTTACTATAACAGACTACTGCTTGTTTTACTGCTTGCTGTTTAAACTGCTTCATAATTAGCAAGcctatgacaacaacaacaactgaagcaCATGAAGAACATAGAGCAGATAGGAAGAGATGAAAAACAATGATAAGGGAGAAAGACATagatagagaaagagggagagccCAATGCAGAAGATAGTTTAGTTGACACACAATTTAATTTGGTGGGCGAACGAGCGAAACGAGTGTTAAAATTCGTTATGAATGGTGTCTATATTGTGGTAAAGTAGTATGTGGTGAAGTCGAGTTCGACTCAGTTCGCAGTTTTGTTATTCACCTCATAATGAGCAGCAGCTTCAATAAAATGCAACGCATTCTCTTTTGTTACAAATATGGTATCGGTATCGGTATTCTTCTCATTATCGTTCTCATTATCAATATCGATATGCTTCGTTTCCGTTTCCTGCACAAGTTGCGTAACAACTGTGACTTTctcattgtcattgttgtcTTGCAAACTGAGCTCATCTACGGCCGCAACGAGATTCTGGAGGATTACATCTGGCTGTGGAAGCGACTCTTCATCCTTTGCGATCGACTCGGGTTGttcgttatcgttatcattGCCATtgttatcatcatcatcatcttcatccaCATCGGTCACAATCCTTGTTCGTTCTTCGGGGACATCCTCAATTGGTTCGTCTTCCACCTGCTTCTCTTGCTCCGTCACAATATCTGCGGCTTGTTCAGTGATTTCCTCCACAATAATCTGAGCATGTTGTTCAATTTCATTGAGTAGCGTGTTATCTttctctgctgctgttgtcatcTTCTGCTCCTCCAGCTTCTCTGGCTGCTCCTCCTCATCCTTGACGAgcttatcatcatcattgtcatcatcatcaacgtcTGTGGTCAATGCAAATGCCGAGACACGAGAGGGTGGCGGGGACTTGGGCAGTGGTGGCGGTTGAATTGACTCAACTGCAACGGCAGCTGCTTCAGCCTCTAGAGAAACTACCTCAGCATCGAGCTTGGCAAACTCGGAATCAACTTCCTGTTGAGTGGACACAGGGGAAACTGAAACGATAATCGTTTCCGGTTCGACTTGCGGTTCGGGAGACTCGGTTTCTGTCTGCGCAGCGATAAGAACAAAACTCTCGGAATCGGGATCAGGATTAGGATCGGAGGTCTCACTAACAGCCGCTATAATAGCAGCAACCACTTGTTCTTCCTCGGCGACATCGGCTTGCACTTCATCATCCTGCGTTTGGGAAGTGGAAAGTATGGCGGAATTGTCCGTGCTTgtgctggttgttgttgtgttgctgttggtggtgttggtggtgttggtggtggtaGTGATGTTAGGAAGTGTGTTTTTTGGGGTCTGAACTAACTCTGCGGCTGCAACGGTCTCGGTCTCAGTTATATTTTcagtgtttgttgttattgttgttgtgattgtggtgttctctgttgttgctgttgtttctgttgctgttgttgtggtactCGTATTTACAGTGTTGTTTGCAGTGTCTATTTGTTTTACCTCAATTTGCGACTTGATCTTAATTTGCTCGGCCTCGGACTCGGCAACCGGTGTTGGCGGTGGCGTTGCCATCTCGTTCTTCTCCCCGACACCATTCGTGCCATTCTGAAGTGGCTCGTCATCCACGTTGTTGATGGTGGTTGTTGCCTCCGGCTCGGTTGGGGATTCGGCCAAGCCATTCTTATCACCATTGGTCAACACAACATCGGCGACTGCGGCATGTCCATTGGTAACAACTTCAGTGGTGGTGGTGCTCTCAACGCTCTCAACGGGAGCAACAACGCTTGGCTCAACAACCGCCGGGGCGGGAGCTGGAGCGGGAGCGGCAGCAACCTCAACATTTGTGGCCGATTCGGTGGTGCTTGTCTCAGTTTTGATCGCTTCCTCGCTGCTTACTGCTGCTGGGGCAGATGTCTTGTCGTTACCATTAGCttgttgctcctgttgttgttgttgcttctcttGTTCGCTGGCTGCACCATTCTCAGTGGATTTCGTTTCTACCTTGGCCGTCGCATTTGCGTCCGCGCTTTGCTGCAAGTCGAACATACGATTAGTTGAAAGTTAGAAATCGTTAGTACAGTCCCCCAACTGTAAGATACCCGTTAATCAATCTAAATTTACACTCAATTCCAATTGTTAATTacatctattatttattttttttttgatcaagtaagttttattaaataactcAAAACTAATGATATTTCTTGataaaaaagcataaaaaatttaaatataatcattaccaagtaatttttgataatataacttataatgattacggtcGCTGCAATAAACCCTATCATCAGGGAtcgtaatcattataaattttttttacgctttaatgattatataatgatttttacgATTTCTTTACcgataatcattattttttatcaaaaaaaaataaaacttaagcttgagttttattttgagcaaaaaaaaaaaaatcttttataatcgtaattttttagtttaattttgttttgatcaataataatgattatccagtgatttttgtatttaaaaaaaataaataatcattatttacggtccctgcCTATAATTGTATCAGTAAAGTGTTAAAAAAGGGAATTCCcgtatttaaaattacctCAGTGGTTGCTGCGTCTGctccagttgctgctgcagttgctccttctgcttctgctggtCGCTCCGCTTCGCCGTTCGTTGGGGCTGCTTCGGGATTTGCTGCTGTCGCCGCTGCATCGGCAGCTCCTGCTCCGGCTGCTGCTGTCGGCGATGCAG includes the following:
- the LOC117781603 gene encoding protein gurken; amino-acid sequence: MQIQCMPILKVIFVLSTIVAVTDCCSSRILLLRQHTLQIEERVVQLVNQLELQQQLDDNGQTPTEPDMLFTDTGQINQMLSDLHLDGELTSIATTERESATEYWSADEETTTTTTSTSYTTLALTSTTTMATGEPPPDDSTPQLVTDLIEAALPTMTTSTSTMITTTSTRKPNSSDNMSFMYPCKDFYATDFCLHGGHCYRWGENESFNYCVCADGYVGERCDSKTEDGVYVPLHPTTIEPQLKTAHVVFSFPMLILLSTIYVVFGAVFMFRNVLAQRRKQQQLHLHKQRFFVSC
- the LOC117781601 gene encoding A-kinase anchor protein 200 isoform X2, whose amino-acid sequence is MGKAQSKRSIDITTDPKKVGEGNEVAGKVEKIEDGDQAAAPALNGDAATSQEKSEDATATSSEKKESEENSENDKDLTTEKSDAAKAADGAAGDATAETVKDETVAAAAAASGSPKEGSEEISPLADESIKSKSKKDKVKKKWSFRSISFGKKDKQKPAKTEEPASPTAAAGAGAADAAATAANPEAAPTNGEAERPAEAEGATAAATGADAATTEQSADANATAKVETKSTENGAASEQEKQQQQQEQQANGNDKTSAPAAVSSEEAIKTETSTTESATNVEVAAAPAPAPAPAVVEPSVVAPVESVESTTTTEVVTNGHAAVADVVLTNGDKNGLAESPTEPEATTTINNVDDEPLQNGTNGVGEKNEMATPPPTPVAESEAEQIKIKSQIEDTAKDLKEKNAAADVSTQDLPVTCE
- the LOC117781601 gene encoding A-kinase anchor protein 200 isoform X1, giving the protein MGKAQSKRSIDITTDPKKVGEGNEVAGKVEKIEDGDQAAAPALNGDAATSQEKSEDATATSSEKKESEENSENDKDLTTEKSDAAKAADGAAGDATAETVKDETVAAAAAASGSPKEGSEEISPLADESIKSKSKKDKVKKKWSFRSISFGKKDKQKPAKTEEPASPTAAAGAGAADAAATAANPEAAPTNGEAERPAEAEGATAAATGADAATTEQSADANATAKVETKSTENGAASEQEKQQQQQEQQANGNDKTSAPAAVSSEEAIKTETSTTESATNVEVAAAPAPAPAPAVVEPSVVAPVESVESTTTTEVVTNGHAAVADVVLTNGDKNGLAESPTEPEATTTINNVDDEPLQNGTNGVGEKNEMATPPPTPVAESEAEQIKIKSQIEVKQIDTANNTVNTSTTTTATETTATTENTTITTTITTNTENITETETVAAAELVQTPKNTLPNITTTTNTTNTTNSNTTTTSTSTDNSAILSTSQTQDDEVQADVAEEEQVVAAIIAAVSETSDPNPDPDSESFVLIAAQTETESPEPQVEPETIIVSVSPVSTQQEVDSEFAKLDAEVVSLEAEAAAVAVESIQPPPLPKSPPPSRVSAFALTTDVDDDDNDDDKLVKDEEEQPEKLEEQKMTTAAEKDNTLLNEIEQHAQIIVEEITEQAADIVTEQEKQVEDEPIEDVPEERTRIVTDVDEDDDDDNNGNDNDNEQPESIAKDEESLPQPDVILQNLVAAVDELSLQDNNDNEKVTVVTQLVQETETKHIDIDNENDNEKNTDTDTIFVTKENALHFIEAAAHYEDTAKDLKEKNAAADVSTQDLPVTCE